Proteins from a genomic interval of Amphiura filiformis chromosome 9, Afil_fr2py, whole genome shotgun sequence:
- the LOC140160451 gene encoding acid-sensing ion channel 3-like — protein sequence MDTHFGNGMNGNSSWNNTHNPPQTAADINLDNVKSKENDEKKDKPFSGYLHEFGSNTTHHGVRYVTDPENHVLRRLFWAVLLLVADSYLGYNIVNSFLRYYEYDVNTVVGVTYVPDLHFPAVTICNYNQMRKSQATPIMLSLTNALFGLEAQFGGESVNWTIFEDFLTPDFRDEFVASVVDQAHQSNDTVFDCKWRGVEPCDARNFTTTVTDFGICWTFNDPKNKSEILKINQPGRQNGLFLRMDVQQHEYVSGESSAAGFKVLLHPQGVRPVMKELGFSISPGFETSVTVSYTKVVNKPPPYTDCRQEDLKPLKYSESYTVPLCQQECRVDYVVDKCGCRDYRYPGDAPVCNPKQLVECIYFYEAKFVAEQITCDDCNESCSSETYGARTSIAYFPNEHFMSQITAIFNQSEDFIRYLFLTRQYEKQNRKKKL from the exons ATGGATACCCACTTTGGGAATGGCATGAATGGGAATAGTTCGTGGAATAATACGCATAATCCACCACAAACTGCTGCTGATATAAATTTGGACaatgtaaaaagtaaagaaaacgaCGAGAAGAAGGACAAACCATTTAGTGGTTATCTTCATGAATTTGGGAGTAATACGACACACCACGGAGTACGATATGTGACCGATCCGGAAAACCATGTACTAAGACG ATTATTTTGGGCTGTACTTCTTCTTGTCGCAGACTCATACCTTGGCTACAACATCGTTAATAGTTTCCTACGATATTATGAGTACGATGTCAATACCGTTGTAGGGGTTACGTATGTACCTGATTTACACTTTCCCGCAGTCACAATATGCAACTACAACCAGATGCGGAAGTCACAGGCTACCCCAATAATGCTATCGCTCACCAATGCTCTTTTTGGACTTGAAG CTCAATTCGGCGGCGAATCAGTCAATTGGACCATTTTTGAGGATTTTCTTACCCCCGATTTCAGAGACGAATTTGTTGCTTCCGTGGTTGATCAAGCACATCAATCAAACGACACTGTATTCGATTGCAAATGGCGAGGAGTGGAACCTTGCGACGCGAGGAACTTTACAACTACTGTGACGGATTTTGGAATCTGTTGGACATTTAATGATCCTAAAAACAAAAGTGAAATCCTGAAAATTAATCAGCCTGGGAGGCAAAATGGTCTCTTCTTGAGAATGGATGTCCAGCAGCATGAGTATGTTAGTGGGGAAAGTTCTGCTGCAGGATTCAAG GTGTTACTACACCCCCAAGGAGTGCGGCCTGTGATGAAAGAGCTCGGGTTTTCTATATCGCCAGGATTTGAAACATCAGTTACCGTCAGCTATACaaag gTGGTAAATAAGCCACCTCCCTATACGGATTGCAGGCAGGAGGATCTTAAACCGCTGAAATATTCAGAGAGTTATACTGTACCATTGTGTCAGCAGGAATGCAGAGTTGATTATGTTGTTGACAAGTGTGGTTGCAGAGATTATCGCTACCCAG GAGATGCACCCGTCTGTAATCCCAAACAATTGGTAgaatgtatatatttttatgaAG CAAAGTTTGTTGCAGAGCAAATCACATGTGACGACTGTAACGAGTCTTGCAGCTCAGAAACCTACGGGGCTCGGACTTCGATTGCGTATTTTCCAAATGAACATTTCATGAGTCAAATCACTGCCATCTTTAACCAGTCAGAAGATTTTATCAGGTATTTGTTTCTAACCAGACAATATGAGAAACAAAATaggaaaaagaaattataa